Part of the Benincasa hispida cultivar B227 chromosome 11, ASM972705v1, whole genome shotgun sequence genome, TTTCAGCTTGAATGTCCCTTTGTTAAGAGTGTGTGCTTGTGATATGACATGTTTTTGGATGTTGGGCTTGTTAATTGATTCTGCTACTTGAACATCCCTTTTATTCATTGTTAGcttttcttgaaatatttatagaaaGAGTCTAACTCTAAGGACATGGTTTATTGTGATATTGTTTGGATTGGTGGAGTTTTAAACTTTattgagtttttgttttttaacttcttttcaTTGATAGGAACCGAGTCCATGAATCTGGAGGTATAAGATCGAATGCCCAtgtgacaacttttgagatttgaagtcAAGTGAGTAATTAGATCTGAGTTTTTGTAAATCATTGTTGTTTATGTTTGAATGTCTGAAGAAACCTACAAGGAGAGTTTTTGTAAATCATTGCTGTttttgtgacaacttttgagatttgaagtcAAGTGAGTAATTAGATCTGAGTTTTTGTAAATCATTGTTGTTTATGTTTGAATGTCTGAAGAAACCTACAAGGAGAGTTTTTGTAAATCATTGCTGTttttgtgacaacttttgagatttgaagtacattgtaagctaaatttgcttattgatgtatgtgttcttgaatattcattttttgggaattctgatagttccgttgagaacaagtggttgtggaatatttttgggagtgtgtttctttgaacaggttcaaggtaaatttttggttttgttgtggtagcatcgTTATGCTGCCAAAAAATTTTCATCGTCTTCGTAGctcatatctaggtaaccaagcttctcttcttcaagatcttgaaaaagaagattctctcatttattcaacttttgagttttcttgttttgcaggtgcaacaaaggagtaaactcataatatttgtattacttgtaatttgtgtttcaaggcctgaattattgtacgatcttttaaattataattttatagtagAATTtgcggattaaatgtaatagatttacaatccatacatgaataatatgtcatacgTGCTTCGTTGCAGTAGTCACagtgttcgatgatgatgtgtcatgttatactttttgactgacattaaaactGGATTGGACAATGGcattaaaaaaatgtacaataattttggattttaatgtagatttaaaattgacattaaaattggttcaaaaccgacattaaaaggctttaatgttggttgacaACTGACATTGAAGGTCGTGTTATAAAAGATCATTTATAACATGATCTTTAATATCgattgtcaaccgacattaaaggccagAATTCTTATAGTGAGGGGTTAGGGTATATATTTACACTTACATTATATGGTAACTTTAACAACATATCAACATATCTAGTTATAGCTAGGAGCTCACCTGAACGACCTTATGCATTTATTTCCACTTTTACTAtgaaattcattgaaaaatctAGGTATATTTGTTTACTTTGTGTTTTTTTATTGCTTATATACCatgtaaataattatatttataacattttttcaCTTGAGACTTACACCGGACAAAAGAGGTTTATACgtaaaataagtttaaatatttttcaataactAACAGTTAAAAGTTTTGCGTTTTATGAAACTATTACAAGGTAGGTGCatcaaactttaaaattttcatcgggctgtttttaaatatagaaaaataaaccaaaatatttacaaaatatagcaaattttagaactatcaatgatagatgctgatagacattgatagacttctatcagtatctatcacaTCATtgatggttttaaaattttcctatatcttgtaaatattttcaagagttttaccatttgaaataatttcccattttcattctatttatcattattttgcATCATTCAATACTTCCTCACACGTACGGTACACTCTATGTTAATTAGGGTTCTTATATATACATTGAAACACCAACATTTATGATATTAGTAGGTTTATTCACATGTAGGATGTATCTTTTTGTACATACACGACTTTGAAATTGTGAATACATTGTGAATgttataaattttgtattttggtatttactattatttttgTCTATGTAGTGGTTATTTTATATTCGGTTAGTTTGTGGTCTCCTTCATTGTAGTGATGATCGGTTGGTTAGATGTTATTTAGAAACCAAAATATGGAGGGAGGAGTAGTTTTGTCTTATGAAAAATAACACATTCTCCTAAAATGTAGAATTTGGGACAATAGCTAAAAGACTAACAGCTCATagtcaataaaataataataatagtaaaataaaaatttgaccaaaatatataaaatattcctAACTTTAACTttggttaaaaagaaaaagaaaaaaaattcaacaccACCCTTATGATtcgtttgttttttcttttctttttttaccgAAACCATTAgctttttatgttaaaaatacctatgaatttttaaaaattccataaatatccttcattttttataaaaaaattcaaataaacaaTTAATACTTTGAATAGAAACCTTGAGTACcttatttagaaaatattgctaaattttcaaaatttgcaataatacttttaccttttcaaaaagaaaaaaaagagagttaAGAATGTTCTTACTATTACTATAtagatggaaacatttttcttttctcttactCCATAACACTTCTTCAAAACCAAATTCTCAACGTTTCCCTCCTGTATATTAAACCTCAAAATATTAACTCATATTCAACTATTAACTTAAATGTTGAGTCTTAAAGTCTCGTGGTCCATCATTCTCCTTTTTTCTTGCAACAAACTATACATTGAATTAAATGTAGTAGTTTTGGAGAATGGAAAATGAAAGAATGGGAATATAAAAGGGTAATAAAGGAGGGAAGGAAACAAAATATAGATAACCagatttcatccatatactaacAACAAGAATattctttaacttttttttttttttttttttttttttttttaagattgaaGAAcgataaactttaaaaaaagttcaaagGTATTTTCTACCATTTAGTCTAAAAGTTCATCCTAATTGGCATACTACTACCCCTTAATGTTGTGTATACATACTGTGATCATTGAGATTTTTTTGATGAGGACGAGTTTAGTGCTAGCAGGGTTGCCACTTTAATATTTGTGTGCTAAAACCAATTTGCACGCACCTCAACAAATCTAATGAGACAACCCAACTCACGTAGTCCTACAACATTTGGATGTTACATTCTAGGTAGGTGGACATTGGCCACCATGGATTGATCTCATCCctttaaacattttattatacCATGACCTATATATTGACCATAGTATTTCAAAATATGAATTTGCAGAGAAATCCAACTAAAGTAGTGCAGGTGGTAGAAAGTGATCAAAGAGGTGTCTACAAAGCAATTTGAGAGGTAACTATAGCGGGCAGGAAAAAATGCTCACAAGATAAGAGAAAACAGAATGATATAAAGCAATGTAGATAGACAGCTCACTGGAGCCTTCCTGCTGAATAAAGGGAACTTCAATTGCACTTTCAAGAAGCTGCCAAGCCACAGAGTTTAAAGAAAAAGGAGCAAAATGTCTGTGAAACTATAGTGCAAATGTCACATGCTTACAGACCCCTGCAATAAATCAGATGATAAAGTTGGTGTTAGAAGAAAGTTCAAAGAAAGCAGGGGGATAATCCATAAGCAGATACCACATTTTTCGCCAAAAAGATAGCCTGGTAACAATCATTTCCTATTCTAAGTTAATCAAAGTCATTTTACTTCACTTAATCATGTAAATAATGAACAGTTCTTTCCGAAGCTTTATTCCAAATTAATTTCTCCTCATGACTTGAGAAAATAAGAAGCTGCTTAATTAGAAGAACGAGAAGTAAAACTCCAAGTAGTGCTTGAAAGATGCAACTTCTTTAAGCTAAAGATGTCAgggaataatttattttaaaaaaatctttaaagaTAATAAATAATTCTTCTATAATATCCTGAATAAGTCAAGAAGTCCCTGGTTCTATTCTctgtaaacaaaataaaatcttaccCAGGCAAGTGATTTTCCATATACAGTTTGGAATCGGTTGTTTGAGGAGTTCGGTCTAGATTTAGACCGGCATAGGGGATCAGGAGAAAGAATAGAGGAATTTCTTCTACATTGTCTAAGTTTTTTGTGGCAAACTATAACGTTGTTCCATCTTGAGGGGTCATTGGGATGAGAGGAACAATATAAGTTTTTTGAAGGCTCAGGAGATCTCTGAGTGAGTTTTGTTCAAATTCAATCCAAATCAATTTCTCTTCTCTACTTGAGAAAATAAGAAGCTGCTTAATTAGAAAAACAAGGAGTCAAACTCCAAGCAGCGGTTGAAAGATACAACTTCTTTGAGCTAAAGATGTCAGggaataatttatttcaaaatttttttaaagatgatAAATAATCCTCCTGAGATATCTTGAACAAGTCTAGAAATCTCTAGTTCTATTctctttaaacaaaataaaatcttagcCAGACAAGTGATTTTGCATATGCAGTCTGGAACCAGTTGTTTGAGGAGTTTGGTCTACATTTACCAAGGCAAGCATAGGGTCTACAGAGAGATAATTGAGAAATTTCTTCTACATCCTCCCTGTCGTAAGAAGGAAAGCATTTTGTGACAAACTACAGCGTGTTCCATTTTGAAGGGTCATTAGGATGAGAGGAACAATATAAAGTTTTTAAGGGCTCGAGATCTTGGGGTGAGTTTTGTTCAAATTCAGTCCAAATCAATTTCTCTTCTTGGTTTGAGAAAATAAGAAGTTGTTTAATTAGAAGAACGAGGAGTAAAACTCCAAGTAGCGCTTGAAAGACTTCTTTGAGCTAAAGATGTCAtggaattttttctttttctttttttttttttgaaaaaaaatctttaaagaTGCTAAATAATCCTCCTAAGATTTCCTGAACAAATCTAAAAACCTCTAGTTCTATTCTCTTTAAACAAAATAACATCTTAGCCAAGAAAGTAATTTTGCATCTGCAGTCTGGAACCGGTTGTTTGAGGAGTTCGGTCTAGATTTAGCTAGGCCAGGCATAGGGGCTCCAGAGAGATAATAGAGGAATTTATTCTACATCCTCCCCATAAGGAGGGAAGTTTTTTGGTGACAAACTAGAGTCTGTGTCAAAAGATCTCTAAGTGAGATTTTGTTCTTTGTCAGATTCTATGTGTTCTGGTGGGCTTCTATTATCTTCAAGTCTCATTTCTCTTGGAAGCTATAAACTTGTActattttatttcttctcaaagttcggttatttattaaaaaaagggaaaaaaaactaagTTTTTGATGTTGTCAGGGAGGACGGTTATCACTATTCTTCTAAATAAACCCCAAACAACTGAATTGATAAGAATAGATAGCTTGCTCTCTTTACTGATCGCCAGTATTACCAAATCAACAATTCCCAAGAGAATCTCAATAGCAGAAATGACAATGTTCAATGGCATCTTTCCTTCACCATTTTAACTccactttgaattatagatatCGTGCTAGCAACGTAGTTGTTGATGCTTAAGGCAGGAAGTTTAACTTTCTTAAAGTTCAACGGGTAGAAACTTGTTGCATTGGATTGTACCAAGTACACCTTCAAATACTAAGCAATCCCTAGTCGCTAAACATTGGCAAGCAACTCATAAGCAAAGCTAGAAGAACCGTATGATCAGGCCACTATGCAGAATCCATTCGAACGATCGCATCATCAACCAATAGCTTATTGTTGAAAGAAAAGATATATAAATACCTGACTTTCTTTATAAGGATGGCTTTGAGCTTGCGAGCGAGGTCCTGCGATCGAATTTTGCGCTCCAAATTCTTCCTGGCCAAAACTCGTTTCTCGGAATTCTTGATATGATGAGTTTGTTCCCGCTTAATCAGTCGCTCAATTCCGCTCGCTTGCATCTTCCTTCTCATAAATGCCAGTGCCTGTTCTAGATTTCCGTTCAGTACCTTCACTCGGATCCCCCTCAATTGCTGGTGCTGCAGATAATTGGTGTGAATCGAAGATCTGATGGAGCATGATATGTTCCGGGCCAACGAGTTCATTTCTTGAGTTTAACCCCACGGTTTGTCGTTCTTACAGGAGATGGAGTGGGCTATGTCGATGGCGGACTGGCAGTGGTTATTTCAAATACAAGGGGTGGCGGCAATAAACGGCCTTGAGAGTGAGGGGGCGGCGATGGAAGCTGGCCGTGAGAGAGTGAGGTGCGGCGGTGAAAAGACGATGGAAACTTGGAAGAAAGGAAAGggagggagagggagaggaagaGAGAAGGATTTCACAAAATACCTAAAAACTAGGGGTAGTTGCAgatttaacccaaaaaaaaaaaaaaaatctgatatTGCATACGTAGTCCATATTCTTTCCTCTTTTGCAAATGTAGAAAAAAACATCAGCCCAGCCCAAATAGAATTAGTAAAAGTCTCAAAAACCTTATATACTCCTAAATCATACTAGATTCACTGAAAAAGAACACGTTTAGGTTTGTTTGGTTGACAATCAAATTCTGTTTTATATTTTCAGATTTACTGAATTTAGTAAATAAGTCTTTGACAGATAATCTGAATtctagttttgaaaaatattttcggATTCTGTAATCTAAACcgtgtaaattttgaaaacaacatttttatgttttggtTGTAtccataatttgaattttaaaatttaaaatgcataattatattaaataatgttaaaaacatttagaaatatagtaaatgtcaggttacaaactcaaatttaatttttttaaaattaaaatatttattatgtaatatattataaattgggttaaattccaaatttggtCCCTATAGTTAACCTAAAGTTAAAAATTAGTCCAtgtggttttaaaatttagattttagttctTATGGTTTATTAAATCCTTTTAAATAATCTCTACCATAAGACCTAAATTTTAACTTCTTCCAAACTATATTGATAAAAACTTCAATTTAtcctatatattatatattattacaaaataataattttacaattcttttaacataaaacatgtttataaataaattaataatattttattatcaactaATTTTTAGTGGGTAATTACAGCTAgtttgaaattatttaaattagaattcaaaTTCTGAATTctgctaccaaacacatatttgaaaacataaaatacaacaCTGTTTTCATTTAATcccttattttcaaatttctgttTTAAGATTTTCTATCGAGCAGGCTCTTAGCTTTCCAATGTGTATTTGATGTACTTCATTAATAAAGGACCAaaattatatacattatatatagtatataattttcttcttctttttctttttctttttttttttgttaaaagttATAGTTTCTAATTCATTCTTTACACTATTAGCTAGTTAagtaatcattttaaaaatatacttgaatTTTGAATGAATGTTGGTACATACTATTGATATACTTCAATACTGATACACCATTGATATATTCTATAGTAGGTATATCAAATGCTTGATAGTGTAATGATGTACTTGAAAAGCTTGTTGATTGATGTATGATACTTTGTTGATGTActtgaaatttttaatatatttgttgATTGATGTATGATATCTTGTTGATGTATTTAAAATAACGTCAATTGAATTTTAACTAAAATACTATTGATATACTTCATTTTAGGTATATCATTAAATAAAGTTTATCAATACAATAGTGTATCAAAGATATACTCAATATCAAGTATATCGATTAATTAAGTGTATCGacaatatacaaaaaaaaataaactatattAATACAATAGCATATCAATAATATAGTCAATATTAACTACATCAGTTAAGGTATACGAATTATTTGACTGATACACTTTTACACTTCGATATTAAATGTATAAGCTTACCGATAcactttgatatatatatatatatatatatcttactTTGGTTATTATATGTCATCTTCAAATTTTAATAGGTGCAACACGTAAAATTTTAAAGACTACAACAAGATTTGATGTTGAGGACAAGCACCAAACTCAATCAGAAGCTGACAAGGCGCCACAGCATTGCTGGCCTGGATCCTCTTGCCACCGTGGATTTTCTTCATCCAAAATATCAAATCCGTTGCAACTGTCTATTGACATTTTTCTGCCAagattcttttattcttttgtcCTTATTCGCTCACTTAGTGTATGTAATATGAGCTTCTCCACACAatgtaatatataaaaaaactgAGAGCAAGAAAATAGAAATTGATATTAATCTCAGATGCTGTcgactcttcttcttccctattCCGTCTCtctaacttggtatcagagcctaccACGATGAATACTGAGTCATCCCTCAACCAGTCTCCTCGTCACTCTAGTCAACACCGGCAATATCACAGACCCTCCATTGAATCAACTTCTAAATCAGGTAACGTCTATCAAAATGGACAGATCCAATTTCCTTCTATGGCAAAATCTCGCCTAGCCCATACTCAAGAGCTACAGGCTAGAAGGGTATCTAAGAGGAGAAAACGCCTGTCCCAGTTGATTCATCACAAAGAAAGTGAATGAAATCTCCAGTGAGAGCTCGAGCTCAGAACCAGCCGCAACTTCCCCACCTGAAATAGATCATCAACTAAATTTAGCCTATGATGCTTGGATAGCAGTGGACCAACTCCCATTAGGTTGGCTCTACAACTCAATGACTCAATAAGTAGCAACCCAAAGTGATGGGTTTTCAAACCACTAAGGATCTGTGGCAAGCTGTTCAAGAATTGGTCGGAATAAGATCAAGGGCAGAAATCGATTACCTCAAGCGACTATTTCAACAAACACGCAAAGGAGCTCTCAAAATGAGTGAGTACTTGACCTTAATGAAGAAATATTCTAACGAACTTGCCCTTGCTGGATGCCATGTGTCCCCTTTTGATCTTGTTTCTCAAGTACTATCCTATCTAGATTAAGAATACAACCCAGTAAGTGTAGCTATTCAAGGCAAACGCATGGTACATAGGTCAGATTTTCAATCTGATCCCCTTTCATATGAAAATGTCTTGAATATCAACTGGCGGTCAAGACTGAAGTGTCTGGAATGTCCAACGTTTCCCTTTCCTCAAACCTAGTCTTTGTGAATGTAGTACAACGGAATAGCCAAGCAAGCCCAAATTAGTATCGTAACTCACAAGGACACTCTCAGCCCCCAAAATTCAGAGGAG contains:
- the LOC120089828 gene encoding 30S ribosomal protein S21, with translation MNSLARNISCSIRSSIHTNYLQHQQLRGIRVKVLNGNLEQALAFMRRKMQASGIERLIKREQTHHIKNSEKRVLARKNLERKIRSQDLARKLKAILIKKVRGL